In one window of Desulforhabdus amnigena DNA:
- the rimI gene encoding ribosomal protein S18-alanine N-acetyltransferase, translated as MQGKETNKNPGMEHPLEIRLTRLHEEELPQILAIERESHLEPWSGESFLEELGHSFSQILVAQVREPDDGRKARQAREGSVQAPRGNLSFRMAGYICFWCVADEIQILNVTVDKKWRRRGIARRLLHHVLELARESSAQSIVLELRKSNLPARMLYENLGFQVVGERPDYYGVIREPAILMEMRIGGKGPF; from the coding sequence ATGCAAGGTAAGGAAACGAATAAAAATCCGGGCATGGAGCACCCACTGGAAATTCGGCTCACTCGACTGCATGAAGAAGAGCTGCCGCAGATCCTGGCTATCGAGCGGGAGAGTCATCTTGAACCATGGTCCGGAGAGTCCTTTTTGGAAGAACTGGGTCACTCTTTTTCTCAGATCCTTGTGGCGCAGGTTCGTGAGCCCGATGATGGACGGAAAGCCCGGCAGGCCCGCGAAGGATCGGTCCAGGCGCCACGCGGCAATCTTTCATTCCGCATGGCCGGCTATATTTGCTTCTGGTGCGTGGCCGATGAAATACAAATTCTCAATGTCACCGTCGACAAAAAATGGCGCAGGCGAGGAATCGCGCGAAGGCTTCTCCATCATGTCTTAGAACTGGCCAGGGAAAGCAGTGCCCAGAGCATTGTCCTGGAATTGAGGAAAAGCAATCTTCCTGCACGAATGCTCTATGAAAACCTGGGATTCCAGGTGGTTGGAGAACGCCCCGACTACTATGGAGTCATAAGAGAACCGGCGATCCTGATGGAAATGCGCATAGGGGGAAAGGGACCCTTTTAA